AGGCGTTGGCCCGGAACTGGCCGCCGCAGCGTGGGCCGTCCGCAAGACCGAGCGTTTGCCCTTGTTCTTCGTGGTCGGCTCTTCCCGGCTGGTCGAACAGGCCGTCCGTGCGCGCGGGCTGAACGTACCGGTCTGCGCGGTCAAGGCCCCGGACGAAGTTGCGGATTGCTTTGACGGGGCATTGCCCGTGCTCGACATCGGCGATCTTGCCTATACCCCCGGCGAACCGTGCGACGCTGGCGCAACGCTGGCTCTCAACGCCCTGTCCGCCGCCACCGGCCTTGTCCGCTCAGGCGCAGCTTCGGCGCTCGTCACCGGCCCTGTCGCCAAGAGCCGCCTTGCGCGGATCGGCTTTACTTATCCCGGCCAGACCGAATATGTGGCGCAAGCCTGCGGGATATCGCCCGAAAACGCGGTGATGATGCTGGCCGGGCCAAGCTTGCGCGTGGTGCCGATCACGGTCCACGTCTCCTTGCGCGATGTGCCCGATTTGCTCACGGTCGAGCTGATCCGCAACCGCGCCGCGATCACCGCTGCGGCGCTGTCACGCGATTACGGGATAGTCCGCCCACGCCTTGCCGTGGCCGGGCTTAACCCCCACGCGGGCGAAGACGGGCGTATGGGGCATGAGGATGCAGACATCGTCGCGCCCGCTGTCGCCTTGCTGCGTGAAGCCGGGATCGATGCGGTAGGCCCCCTGCCGCCCGACACGATGTTCCATGCAGAAGCCCGCGCCGGCTATGACGTGGCGATCTGCATGTACCACGATCAGGCGCTGATCCCGTTGAAAGCGCTCGATTTCGACGCTGGAGTGAATGTCACGCTCGGCCTGCCGATCATCCGCACGTCCCCCGATCACGGGACCGCCTTCGGCATTGCCGGAACCGGCACGGCGCGGGTCGGGCCAACCATCGCGGCGCTGCGCATGGCGGGCGAATGCGCCACGCGAAGGATGAATTCGTGACCGAGCTTCCCCCGCTGCGCGATGTCGTCAACCGCCACGGACTGATCGCCACCAAGGCGCTTGGCCAGAACTTCCTGTTCGACGAACAATTGCTCAGCCGCATCGCCACGGTGCCGGGCAAGCTGCGGGGCGAAAACGTCCTCGAAGTCGGCCCCGGCCCCGGCGGCCTGACCCGCGCCCTACTGCGCGCGGGCGCCAATGTCACCGCCATCGAAATGGATAAGCGCTGCCTGCCGGCCCTTGCCGAACTGTCCGATGCCTTCCCCGGCCAGCTTACCGTAATTCAGGGCGATGCCACGAAGATCGCGCCCGAAACCCTGTTCGACGGGCCGTGGCATGTCGCAGCGAACCTGCCCTACAATGTCGGCACCGCGCTGTTCACCGGGTGGCTTTCAGGCCAGCCGTGGCCGCCGCAGTGGAAATCGCTGACGCTGATGTTCCAGCAGGAAGTGGCAGAGCGCATCATCGCCACCTCCGGTTCAGGCGCCTATGGCCGCCTTGCCGTGCTGGCGCAGTGGCGCAGCACCCCGCGCATCGCGATGAAAGTCCACCGCAGCGCCTTCACTCCGCCGCCCAAGGTGATGTCGGCCATCGTCCATGTCGAACCTGCCGCCATGCCCGAAGGCGTATCGGCGCGCATGCTCGAACGCGTGACCGAAGCCGCCTTCGGCCAGCGCCGCAAGATGCTCCGCCAATCCCTCAAGGGCCTGCCCGGCGCGCTGGAGGCGCTCGAAGGACTGGGAATCGACAGCCAGCGCCGCGCGGAAACTCTGGATGTGGCGGAGTTCGTGGCGATTGCGCGTGTACTGACGAAGTAGGATTTTTTCGCGCAAAGAGCGCAAAGAGGGTGTGCTGACGGCGAAGCCGCCCGTCTCCCGGACGCTTCTTCGCAGCGGAACCGATGCATTGGGACGGTGGCCTTCGGCCAAGCACTACATCATTGCGCTCTTTGCGATCTCTGCGCGAAACAAAAGGGCGAGCCGCGAAAGGCCCGCCCTCGATCAAATCAAGCCACCTCGGCCACCTTGGCCAAAGCCGCCTTCTTCTTCAGTCGCCATGCATGCAACAGCGGTTCGGTGTAGCCGTTTGGCTGCTCCACGCCCTTGAACACCAGATCGCAGGCGGCACGGAAGGCAAAGCTTTCATCCCAGCGCCCTGCCATGGGTTCATACAGCGGATCTCCCGCGTTCTGCGCGTCGACCTTGGCCGCCATGCGCTTCAGGCTGTCCATCACCTGATCGCGCGAACAGACCCCATGGAGCAGCCAGTTGGCGATGTGCTGGCTGGAAATGCGCAAGGTCGCGCGGTCTTCCATCAGGCCCACGTCGTCGATGTCGGGCACCTTGGAGCAGCCCACACCCTGATCGATCCAGCGCACGACATAGCCGAGCAAGCCCTGGGCATTGTTGTCCAGTTCCTCGCGCACTTCGGCCTCGGACCAGTTTGCCCCATCGGCCAGGGGAACAGCCAGCAGCGCCTCAACGCCCAGCATCCGCTCCTGCGCCACAGCTTCCTGCACTTCGAATACGGAAACCTGATGATAGTGCATCGCATGCAGCGTGGCGGCCGTGGGCGACGGCACCCATGCCGTGTTCGCGCCGGTGCGGGGATGCGCGATCTTCTGTTGCATCATGTCGTGCATCATGTCGGGCGCGGCCCACATGCCCTTGCCGATCTGCGCCTTGCCTGAAAGTCCGTGCGCCAGTCCGATACAGACGTTGCGCTTCTCATAGGCAGCAATCCAGCCCGATCCCTTGATCGCGCCCTTGCGGATCATCGCGCCTGCCTGCATCGAGGTATGGATTTCATCACCCGTGCGGTCGAGGAACCCGGTGTTGATGAACACGATGCGGTTGCGCACGGCATGGATGCATGCCGCAAGGTTTGCCGAGGTGCGCCGCTCCTCGTCCATCACGCCCACTTTCACGGTATGGCGCTCAAGCCCCAGCAGGTCTTCCACGGCATCGAACAGATCGTTGGTGAAGGCCACTTCCTCTGGCCCGTGCATCTTGGGCTTGACGATATAGATGCTGCCCTTGCGGCTGTTGCGCAGGCGTCCCAGCCCCATCAGGTCGTGCATGCCGATAGCCGATGTGATCACGGC
This genomic interval from Novosphingobium sp. CECT 9465 contains the following:
- the pdxA gene encoding 4-hydroxythreonine-4-phosphate dehydrogenase PdxA, coding for MTPPLALSIGDPAGVGPELAAAAWAVRKTERLPLFFVVGSSRLVEQAVRARGLNVPVCAVKAPDEVADCFDGALPVLDIGDLAYTPGEPCDAGATLALNALSAATGLVRSGAASALVTGPVAKSRLARIGFTYPGQTEYVAQACGISPENAVMMLAGPSLRVVPITVHVSLRDVPDLLTVELIRNRAAITAAALSRDYGIVRPRLAVAGLNPHAGEDGRMGHEDADIVAPAVALLREAGIDAVGPLPPDTMFHAEARAGYDVAICMYHDQALIPLKALDFDAGVNVTLGLPIIRTSPDHGTAFGIAGTGTARVGPTIAALRMAGECATRRMNS
- a CDS encoding malate synthase G, which produces MNERIERSGLQVDAALSTFIDNSVLKPVGLDPDVFWQGFAALVAHFAPVNAMLLDKRDALQALIDSWHLHRKGKPIDMGEYRAFLTEIGYLVPEPAPFEIGPQNVDAEIACMAGPQLVVPSLNDRFVLNAANARWGSLYDAWYGTDALDAPLAQPGGYDAARGAAVVRAGRAFLDLTFPLDGMGWAQWDGESQPPLRHPGQFAGHKPGSLLLCNNGLHVEIVQDRKHPVGKGDKAGIADIVMEAALTTIVDLEDSVAAVDAEDKLLAYGNWLGLMRGDLEARFHKGGQMMTRALEPDREWTSPTGEPLILPGRSVLFVRNVGHLMTSPAILLPDGSEIPEGIMDAVITSAIGMHDLMGLGRLRNSRKGSIYIVKPKMHGPEEVAFTNDLFDAVEDLLGLERHTVKVGVMDEERRTSANLAACIHAVRNRIVFINTGFLDRTGDEIHTSMQAGAMIRKGAIKGSGWIAAYEKRNVCIGLAHGLSGKAQIGKGMWAAPDMMHDMMQQKIAHPRTGANTAWVPSPTAATLHAMHYHQVSVFEVQEAVAQERMLGVEALLAVPLADGANWSEAEVREELDNNAQGLLGYVVRWIDQGVGCSKVPDIDDVGLMEDRATLRISSQHIANWLLHGVCSRDQVMDSLKRMAAKVDAQNAGDPLYEPMAGRWDESFAFRAACDLVFKGVEQPNGYTEPLLHAWRLKKKAALAKVAEVA
- the rsmA gene encoding 16S rRNA (adenine(1518)-N(6)/adenine(1519)-N(6))-dimethyltransferase RsmA; protein product: MTELPPLRDVVNRHGLIATKALGQNFLFDEQLLSRIATVPGKLRGENVLEVGPGPGGLTRALLRAGANVTAIEMDKRCLPALAELSDAFPGQLTVIQGDATKIAPETLFDGPWHVAANLPYNVGTALFTGWLSGQPWPPQWKSLTLMFQQEVAERIIATSGSGAYGRLAVLAQWRSTPRIAMKVHRSAFTPPPKVMSAIVHVEPAAMPEGVSARMLERVTEAAFGQRRKMLRQSLKGLPGALEALEGLGIDSQRRAETLDVAEFVAIARVLTK